The stretch of DNA TTTCTCATTCAACCGCCGTCTTGTTGTATTGCCTATGGAAATAAGATGAGGGAGTGGTTTTTTGAAACCTTCAACAACTCGTATGCTAAACCGGATTAAATCAGTCTATATGTTTATAAAGGAAAACGGGACTGTTTCCACACAGGAAATTGTAGATGAGTTTGGCATCACTCCTCGCACCATTCAACGCGATTTGAATGTGTTAGCCTACAACGACTTGGTCGTCAGCCCAAGTCGCGGCAAGTGGACAACGACAGAAAAGAAAGTACGAATGACTTCTTAAAAGTCAATATAGTATAGCAAAGAATCCCTTGCCTTCCGGCAAGGGATTCTTCAGCTTTCCTGATCCATCAATAATTCAAGCTCTTTCGGCAGCAATTCACGGTATTCCCCCAGCTCAAGCTCCTCATCGAGCTGAAGAGGCCCCATGGATAAACGCTTCAGATAAACGACACGCTTACCTACAGCCGCAAACATCCGCTTCACCTGGTGAAATTTCCCCTCGGTGATGGTCAGTTCAATATCTGAGTGCAAACCGCTCTTTACAATAACAAGTTCTCCCGGCTTCGTGACATACCCATCATCTAAAGTCACTCCACGCCGGAACGCTTCGATATCAGCCGCCGTCACCTCCCCTTCAATGACAGCAAAATAGGTTTTCGGCACATGCTTTTTCGGGGATAACAGCCGATGGGAAAGCTTGCCGTCATTGGTGAGAAGCAGCAGCCCCTCCGTATCCTTATCGAGCCGTCCGACAGGAAACGGTTCAAACACGGCATGTTCGTGAGCGAGCAAATCGATGACCGTTTCCTCCCTCAAGTCTTCCGTTGCTGAAATAACACCGGGCGGCTTATTCATCATCAAATAAATAAACTCCCGATAATGTACTTCCTCTCCATGAACGAGAATGCGGTCCTCTTTCGGATTTACATGCTGCTTACCATCTTTCACTAACTCTTCATTCACCGCCACTTGTCCAGCCTTCAGCATTTTCTTTACTTCCTTGCGGCTGCCATAACCAATATTCGCTAATAATTTATCAATTCTCATAAGAAGCCTCCTTTTTAACACGCGACAGGATCAGCACCGTTGCGATGATGCATAATGTTCCGAGCCACTCCCCAAAGCCGAAAGCAACATTCAACAGCAGCACCGACAATAGAACCGCAGATAATGGCTCCACGCAGGCTAACAGACTCGTTTCCGACGGGCGCAAATAACGCAAACTTTCCAAGTAGAAATAAAAAGCCATCAGCGTTCCAAAAATGACTACAAATAAGATGGCGGCCACAGTAGAAAAAGAAGGCTCGCCTTCAAAGTTCCAAGGGGGATGCACGAAGCTGAAGATCACTCCGCCCAGCGTCATCGCCCAGCCGACCACTGCAATAGATCCCCACCTCTTCAATAATTCAATCGGATATACCGTGTAAAAAGCGAGGGCCAAGGCTGAACCCAGCCCCCAAAATAATGCCGTTCCGGAAATGGACAGCTCGCCGAGGCGGCCGCCGGTGACAAGAAAGAAGGTTCCAATCAGCGATAAAAACACGGCCGCCGCTTCCCTGAAAGCAGGCATAGCTTTCGATTGCATTGCGAAATAAAGAACGATCAGCACGGGTGCTAAATATTGTAGCACCGTCGCGGTTGCGGCATTGCCGCTAGCAATCGCTTCAAAGAACGTATACTGCACCCCAACCATCCCGAGAAGGCTGAATAATAGAAGCGATACCCGGCTAAAGCGGTCGTTCCAAATAGCCAAAACAGCCCATTTGGTGTTCCATGCCGCCCAGCTAAGAAGCACGAAGCCAGAAATGAGCAATCTTACGGTTACTAGCCACTCCACGCTTACATTCTGCTGCTGAAAAAGAAATTGCGCCGCTGCACCTGAACCTCCCCAAAACACCGCGCTTAACAGCACCATAACGATCCCCTTCATTCGCGAAGGATCCCCCATGATTCGCTCCCTCCTCAGATAGAAGAAAAGCAGGACTTCCTCCAGAAGAAAGCCTGCTTGTTCTAAGGTCATATTATGCTCTGGATATTTTAAATTTTTTCTTGATCTTATCTATTTTAGAACCGAACACAGCCGATGCCACACCAGACCGAAGGCTGAGATAAAAATAAACAGATGCTCCAATCGCCGCACAAATCGCGATTAACAAGATGCCCTGCCCTTTGCTCGCTTCATTAAACCACGGGGAAATCACTGAATAAACAGCCAACACGACCGCCGCCATGATCGCATTAAACATAACTATTTGCCAAAACCTTCTCTTCATTGACTTCAGCGAATAGCCGGCAAAATAGTGAATAACAAATAAATTGATCACAATAGACGCTGTGTATCCGACTGCCGTAGCATAAATGGCTCCATCCGTTTCAAACCATTTGATAAACGGAATATTCAAGCTTAGCTTCAGCAAAATCCCAACGAGTAAGCTCAGCACTGTAAACCTCTGTTCATTGATTCCTTGCAAAATCGCCGCTGTCACGGAAAACAGAGCAAATAAAATCGCACTCGGCGCATAATGGCGCAGAATTTCGGTCCCCGTTTCACTATGCTCATAAAACACCGTATAAAACGGTTCCGCCAAAACCATAATGCCGATCACTGCCGGTACAGTCAAAAATAATAGCACTTGAAATGTTTGATTCAATTGCTGTTTCATTTTTTGATAATCGCCGGAAACAAAGGAGTTTGTGATAATCGGCACGAGCGTCATCGCAAAGGCCGTCGCTAAAGATACCGGGATAATGACAATTTTCTGCGCGCTGAAATTTAATATTCCAAACAGCGTATCCGATACTTTTGCCTGGCCAATCTCTGTCATCGCGCGATTAAATGTCGCCATATCAATGAGCTGATAAAGCGGCATCGCCACACCGACAAATACGAACGGGATCGCATACACGATAATTTCTTTATAAATATCAACAAGGGAGACTTGGACTTTGCCCCGGTTCTTTTGAAGAAGCAAATCCATGCTTTTTTTGCGCTTCAGCCAATACCAAGACAGAACAAGCAAGCCAAATAACGCCCCGATAAAAGCCGCGAAGGTGGCAACGCCGATTGCCTTGACGACATTTCCGTCTAACATGTTCATAACAACATAAGCGCCGATGAGCACAAAAGCTATGCGGGCAATCTGCTCCACAACAACGGATACCGCGGACGGACCCATGGATTGATGCCCTTGGAAGAAGCCGCGCATCAAGCTCATAAAAGGCACAATGATCAAGGCGAAGCTGACTGCCCGAATCACGTAAGCTACCTCTTCGATCGAATAGATTTGCTGTTTATCCAATACGACTAACTCCGCAAAAAACGGAGCGAAAACATACATGACAGCAAACGAAAGGAAGCCTGTAAGGAACATAAGCACAAGCCCCGATTGAAACAGCCGCCTGCCGACTGCGTATTCTTCAAGCGCATTGTACTTAGCAATGAATTTCGACACAGCCAGCGGCACACCAGCTGTGGCAATGCTGATGAATATCGTATAAGGCACATAGCCATACTGATAAAGCGAAACCGATTCTTCTCCAACAATTGAATAAAATGGGATGACATAAAACAGTCCCAGAAACTTGGCGATAAACGTGCCCAGCGTTAAAATAAAGGTTCCTCTAATTAGCTTTGAAGACATACAGATCCTATTCTCCATTCCTACTAAAGAAAAATGTAAACACTAACACACAGTTTACCTCTTTTAAAGAGGACTGACAATTTTTTATGGAAAAATAGTTGGCGTTACTATTCAATCTTCTTCATTCCATTGACAAAATTAATGAAGATCCTCTACCATTAATAGAATTGGTAAAGAAAAAGCAGGTGATAACATGGATTTTGACGTAATCGTTATTGGCGGCGGACCTTCCGGACTGATGGCTGCCATAGCCGCTGCCGAACAGAAAGCTCAAGTGCTGCTCCTTGACAAAGGAAGCAAGCTGGGACGAAAGCTGGCCATTTCCGGCGGCGGGCGCTGCAATGTAACGAATCGGCTGCCGGCTGATGAAATCATTCGGCATATCCCGGGCAATGGCCGTTTTTTATACAGCGCGTTTTCGATTTTTAATAATGAAGACATTATCCGATTCTTTGAAGATCTCGGCATCCAGCTAAAAGAGGAGGATCACGGCCGGATGTTCCCGGTATCCGACAAAGCGCAATCGGTCGTCAATGCTTTGCTGAAACGCATTGATGAGCTAGGAGTAGCTGTCCGTGTCAATACTGCAGTCGCCGACATATTGTATCGGAACGGCCGCACAGTTGGCGTGAAATTAAAGGACGGGCAAGTGATTGCCAGCCGAGCTGTTATCGTTGCCGCCGGAGGCAATTCTGTTCCTCATACCGGATCCACAGGAGATGCCTACCCTTGGGCCGAAAAAGCCGGCCACACCGTCACGGAACTCTATCCGACCGAAGTCCCGGTCACATCCGATGAAGAATTCATTAAAAAGAAAACCCTTCAAGGGCTTTCTTTAAGAAATGTGGCCCTCAGCGTGCTGAATTCAAAAGGAAAAGGAATCATTACTCATCAGATGGATATGATCTTTACCCACTTTGGGATTTCTGGACCAGCTGTGCTCCGCTGCAGCCAGTTTGTCGTGAAAGAGTTAAAAAAAGCGAAACGGCCGGAAGTCATCATGGCGATTGACAGTCTCCCGGCTAAAAATGAAGAACAGCTTTTTCAAGAAATCTGCCGCTTAGTGAAAAATCATCCGAAGAAATCGCTCAAAAACTGTTTAAAGAGCTTTCTTCCTGAACGATACGTATTATTCCTGCTTGAGCAAGCGGAGATCGACACGGAAATGGCTTCAAGCGGAATTGCTGCCGAAAAGATCCGGAGATTTGTCCATCTTTGTAAAGATTTCCGTTTCACTGTCAATGGCACTCTACCTCTAGAAAAAGCCTTTGTCACAGGCGGCGGCGTTTCCATTAAAGAAATTGAACCCAAAACAATGGCTTCCAAAAAAATGGCCGGTCTCTACTTTTGCGGCGAGGTGCTGGACATTCACGGCTACACGGGGGGATATAATATTACTTCCGCCTTTATAACAGGCCGGCTTGCTGGCCTGAATGCCGCTCAACCCAAGTGAAAAAGCAGGAAAAAAGTGAACTTTTTTCCTGCCCTCGTTCCGTTAAGAAAAACGATGTGCTTTAGCCATACGTTTTAAAATGATGGTTTTTTGAGATTCTTCTGTATGGCCGTTCACTTGCGACTTTGCTCGTTTCGGTCTTGTCCAATTGTGGTGAAACTGCTCAGAGTGCGGATCTAATTGATCTTTATAACTCATGCCCTCACCTCAAATGAAATAAAATTCGATATTCACATGAATATCTTTTATAGGATGCTTCGATCTCCCTGAGCTATGCGTTCATTTTTTGCCTCAAGTGAGTTTTCACATAATGAAAGAAGAGCAAAGGCTGCCACGCAGCCTCGTAGCGGGAAAATTCTTGAAGCGGAAGTCTCGCGGCATCTGATATGCGGAATAAATCGAAAAGGAGCTGGTTTCCAAATGGAACCGGCTCCTTCTTCTGTTCATTTCGTTTTTCCTGTCCACTCCAGCATGCCGCCGACCATGTTTCGAACTTTAAAGCCTTGTTCTCGCATATAATAGCAGACATTTTCGCTGCGGCGTCCGGAACGGCAAACGAAAATATATTCCTTGCCTTTTTCGAATTGATCTACATGTTCAGGAATCGTTCCCATAGCGATATGTTTGGCGCCGGGAATCATTCCGCCGGCTACTTCTTCATCTTCGCGGACATCGACAATTTCCAGCTTTTCTCCTTGTTCTAGCTTCTGCTTGAGCTCTTCGGGTGTGATAATTTCAATCGGATTCATCGGAAACCTCCTTGTCTTAGTTAGCCACGATATTTACTAATTTGCCCGGTACCGCAATGACTTTGCGCACTGTTTTGCCCGCCAATTGCTCTTTCACTTTTTCTTCGTTCATCGCCGTTTGCTCCATTTCTTCACGAGTGGCGTCTTTGGCAATCATTAATTTAGCCTTCAACTTGCCGTTGATCTGAATGACAATTTCCACTTCATCATCCACAAGTTTGCTTTCCTCAAATTCCGGCCATGGATGGTAGCTGATCGTTTCATTATGCCCCAGCTTCTCCCATAGCTCTTCCGTCATATGCGGGGCGATTGGAGAAAGCAGCTGAATGAAGCCTTCAATATATGGTTTCGGCAATGTTTCCGCTTTGTATGCCTCGTTAACAAATACCATCATTTGCGAAATTGCCGTGTTAAAGCGAAGATGCTCATAGTCTTCCGTTACTTTTTTCACTGTTTGATGATACACCTTTTCCAGCTCTGTTCCCGTTTCCGTTATTTTATCGGAAAGCTCTCCGTTATCCTGGACGACTAAACGCCATACCCGGTCAAGGAAGCGGCGAGCGCCATCTACGCCAGTTGTCGACCAAGCGATGGAGGCATCCAAAGGCCCCATAAACATTTCATATAAGCGGAGAGTGTCAGCTCCGTGACTGTTGACAATCTCATCGGGGTTCACAACATTCCCTTTCGATTTGCTCATTTTCTCGTTGTTTTCGCCAAGAATCATTCCTTGGTTAAATAACTTTTGGAACGGTTCTTTCGTAGGCACAATGCCAAGATCATACAATACTTTATGCCAAAAACGAGCGTATAATAAGTGAAGAACCGCATGCTCGGCTCCCCCGATGTAAATATCCACAGGCAGCCATTTCTTTAGCTTTTCCGGGTCAGCCAGCGCTTCTGTGTTATTCGGGTCGATATAACGCAAATAGTACCAGCAGCTTCCCGCCCATTGCGGCATGGTATTTGTTTCGCGGCGGCCTTTTTTGCCTGTTGCAGGGTCAACTACATTTACCCACTCTTCAATATTCGCCAGCGGAGATTCCCCCGTACCGCTCGGTTTAATTTCCGTTGTCTCCGGCAGCATAAGCGGCAGCTCTGATTCAGGTACGGGTGTCATCGTACCATCTTCCCAATGAATGATTGGAATCGGTTCTCCCCAATAA from Bacillus xiapuensis encodes:
- a CDS encoding rhodanese-like domain-containing protein — translated: MNPIEIITPEELKQKLEQGEKLEIVDVREDEEVAGGMIPGAKHIAMGTIPEHVDQFEKGKEYIFVCRSGRRSENVCYYMREQGFKVRNMVGGMLEWTGKTK
- a CDS encoding BaiN/RdsA family NAD(P)/FAD-dependent oxidoreductase; the encoded protein is MDFDVIVIGGGPSGLMAAIAAAEQKAQVLLLDKGSKLGRKLAISGGGRCNVTNRLPADEIIRHIPGNGRFLYSAFSIFNNEDIIRFFEDLGIQLKEEDHGRMFPVSDKAQSVVNALLKRIDELGVAVRVNTAVADILYRNGRTVGVKLKDGQVIASRAVIVAAGGNSVPHTGSTGDAYPWAEKAGHTVTELYPTEVPVTSDEEFIKKKTLQGLSLRNVALSVLNSKGKGIITHQMDMIFTHFGISGPAVLRCSQFVVKELKKAKRPEVIMAIDSLPAKNEEQLFQEICRLVKNHPKKSLKNCLKSFLPERYVLFLLEQAEIDTEMASSGIAAEKIRRFVHLCKDFRFTVNGTLPLEKAFVTGGGVSIKEIEPKTMASKKMAGLYFCGEVLDIHGYTGGYNITSAFITGRLAGLNAAQPK
- a CDS encoding DMT family transporter; translation: MGDPSRMKGIVMVLLSAVFWGGSGAAAQFLFQQQNVSVEWLVTVRLLISGFVLLSWAAWNTKWAVLAIWNDRFSRVSLLLFSLLGMVGVQYTFFEAIASGNAATATVLQYLAPVLIVLYFAMQSKAMPAFREAAAVFLSLIGTFFLVTGGRLGELSISGTALFWGLGSALALAFYTVYPIELLKRWGSIAVVGWAMTLGGVIFSFVHPPWNFEGEPSFSTVAAILFVVIFGTLMAFYFYLESLRYLRPSETSLLACVEPLSAVLLSVLLLNVAFGFGEWLGTLCIIATVLILSRVKKEASYEN
- a CDS encoding YpzG family protein, coding for MSYKDQLDPHSEQFHHNWTRPKRAKSQVNGHTEESQKTIILKRMAKAHRFS
- a CDS encoding putative polysaccharide biosynthesis protein; translated protein: MSSKLIRGTFILTLGTFIAKFLGLFYVIPFYSIVGEESVSLYQYGYVPYTIFISIATAGVPLAVSKFIAKYNALEEYAVGRRLFQSGLVLMFLTGFLSFAVMYVFAPFFAELVVLDKQQIYSIEEVAYVIRAVSFALIIVPFMSLMRGFFQGHQSMGPSAVSVVVEQIARIAFVLIGAYVVMNMLDGNVVKAIGVATFAAFIGALFGLLVLSWYWLKRKKSMDLLLQKNRGKVQVSLVDIYKEIIVYAIPFVFVGVAMPLYQLIDMATFNRAMTEIGQAKVSDTLFGILNFSAQKIVIIPVSLATAFAMTLVPIITNSFVSGDYQKMKQQLNQTFQVLLFLTVPAVIGIMVLAEPFYTVFYEHSETGTEILRHYAPSAILFALFSVTAAILQGINEQRFTVLSLLVGILLKLSLNIPFIKWFETDGAIYATAVGYTASIVINLFVIHYFAGYSLKSMKRRFWQIVMFNAIMAAVVLAVYSVISPWFNEASKGQGILLIAICAAIGASVYFYLSLRSGVASAVFGSKIDKIKKKFKISRA
- a CDS encoding pseudouridine synthase, whose protein sequence is MRIDKLLANIGYGSRKEVKKMLKAGQVAVNEELVKDGKQHVNPKEDRILVHGEEVHYREFIYLMMNKPPGVISATEDLREETVIDLLAHEHAVFEPFPVGRLDKDTEGLLLLTNDGKLSHRLLSPKKHVPKTYFAVIEGEVTAADIEAFRRGVTLDDGYVTKPGELVIVKSGLHSDIELTITEGKFHQVKRMFAAVGKRVVYLKRLSMGPLQLDEELELGEYRELLPKELELLMDQES
- a CDS encoding DeoR family transcriptional regulator, with protein sequence MKPSTTRMLNRIKSVYMFIKENGTVSTQEIVDEFGITPRTIQRDLNVLAYNDLVVSPSRGKWTTTEKKVRMTS